The Vicia villosa cultivar HV-30 ecotype Madison, WI linkage group LG1, Vvil1.0, whole genome shotgun sequence genome includes a region encoding these proteins:
- the LOC131622239 gene encoding probable histone H2B.1, with translation MAPKGEKKPAEKKPVEEKKSTITEKTPAEKKPKAGKKLPSKDAAAAGDKKKKRNKKSVETYKIYIFKVLKQVHPDIGISSKAMGIMNSFINDIFEKLAGESSRLARYNKKPTITSREIQTAVRLVLPGELAKHAVSEGTKAVTKFTSG, from the coding sequence ATGGCACCCAAAGGAGAGAAGAAACCCGCCGAGAAGAAACCCGTGGAAGAGAAGAAATCCACCATAACCGAGAAGACTCCCGCCGAGAAAAAACCCAAGGCCGGAAAGAAACTCCCATCTAAAGACGCTGCCGCCGCCGGAgacaaaaagaagaagagaaacaagAAAAGCGTCGAGACCTACAAGATCTACATCTTCAAGGTTCTGAAACAAGTTCACCCTGACATTGGTATCTCAAGCAAGGCCATGGGTATAATGAACAGTTTCATCAACGACATCTTTGAGAAGCTTGCTGGAGAGTCTTCGAGGCTTGCGAGGTATAACAAGAAGCCGACGATAACGTCGAGGGAGATTCAGACTGCGGTTAGGCTTGTACTTCCGGGAGAGTTGGCTAAGCATGCTGTGTCTGAGGGGACTAAAGCTGTTACCAAGTTTACAAGCGGTTAG
- the LOC131594391 gene encoding uncharacterized protein LOC131594391, producing the protein MKKAEALAVEERWKEFNALLAVMIYGLVLFSNIPNFVDLTAICLFMDQNPVPTLLADTYYAVHSRYGKKGSVGGCLPLLYEWFSSYLPKSGAFVTTRDSHKWPQRIMGLTANDIVWCHIGMDIEEVITSCGSFDNVPLIGTKGVINYNPRLVLRQLGFVLKDKPLDKEIFESVCFEKGTDPEGLEKVRSAWNSIHIDDQTSLDEKNAVAKQAYTDWVKDRVKDRLLPFPKVNLLYEQPPEVLTATVPVENYPQVDMENTQLCEKRPDT; encoded by the coding sequence ATGAAGAAGGCTGAAGCCCTTGCTGTcgaggaaagatggaaagaattcaatgctctccTGGCCGTCATGATCTATGGATTGGTGTTGTTCTCGAATATTCCGAACTTTGTTGATCTTACCGCTATCTGTCTCTTTATGGATCAAAATCCTGTGCCCACTCTGTTGGCCGACACTTATTATGCCGTCCATTCTAGGTATGGGAAGAAAGGATCAGTTGGGGGTTGTTTACCACTACTATACGAATGGTTTTCTTCATATTTGCCTAAGAGCGGAGCGTTTGTCACCACAAGAGACTCACAtaaatggcctcaaaggatcatggggcttactgCAAACGACATCGTCTGGTGTCACATCGGAATGGACATAGAGGAAGTTATAACCAGTTGTGGCAGTTTTGACAATgttcccctcataggaacgaAAGGTGTTATCAATTATAACCCGAGGCTCGTGTTACGCCAGTTGGGATTTGTGCTTAAAGacaagcctttggacaaagagatattCGAATCCGTTTGCTTTGAGAAGGGAACTGATCCAGAGGGTTTGGAAAAAGTAAGAAGTGCCTGGAATAGCATCCATATAGATGATCAGACTTCTCTAGATGAGAAGAATGCCGTTGCCAAACAAGCCTATACAGATTGGGTCAAAGATAGAGTTAAGGACCGCTTGTTGCCCTTCCCGAAGGTTAACCTATTGTACGAGCAACCACCTGAGGTTCTAACCGCCACTGTGCCTGTTGAGAATTACCCCCAAGTGGATATGGAAAACACCCAGTTGTGTGAAAAGAGGCCAGACACATAA
- the LOC131594401 gene encoding uncharacterized protein LOC131594401, which yields MPERVFDPIPMTYAQVLPYLLDLKLIQLRTLATPAKLPANWDANARCEFHSGEPGHSIENCKALKHQVQNLLDSKAIEFTPTQGPNVVQSPMPPHGSHAANAIEIVEDARLVKDVIELVSLLPLLKKELLKMGLYCGCGECCTYCMAISSVCDKVKNGVQQLIDSGYLQFERVRRPEVVENEVNVASIPYTPAKIPVPARAPPLVITLPGPVPYNNEKAIPWNYGGEVFYQGTKYEVKVPVEKEDVDNVVSIGRMTRSGRIFNPPQNTRDDNAEALAQAKGKRVVEDTVDQGQSFNSEDTVAKEMEEFLKIIKKSEYKVVDQLSQTQSKISILQLLLCSETHRNALLRLLSTAFVPPEISVNQLEGVVSNINAGNGLGFTDADLPPEGRNHNRALHISMECKGTMLSRVLLDIGSSLNVLPKSSLMRLDYSGIEIRPSELTVRAFDGSKRSVFGEVDLPIMIGPQLFNIIFFVMDIHPSYNCLLGHPWIHAAGAVTSTLHQKLKFATQGKIVTICGEEEHVVSHLASFRYIEVEGEVHETPCQAFEAVQTIKIPYVDNKKLEAPMSSLKEAKAVVESGHPEGWGRVLDLPIKQDKCGIGYQLGQSSSNGAPKKPGTFVPIKFSSASIVKDHTYAADDDMDSDYDIEEWIKPCVPGHKLLNWSSKDIISISLDQE from the coding sequence ATGCCTGAAAGGGTTTTTGATCCGATCCCGatgacatatgcacaagtattgcCATACCTCCTCGATTTGAAGTTAATCCAATTGAGGACTCTAGCCACTCCTGCTAAGTTGCCTGCTAACTGGGATGCCAATGCAAgatgtgaattccactctggggAACCTGGACATAGCATTGAAAATTGTAAAGCGTTGAAGCATCAGGTTCAAAACCTTCTCGACTCTAAGGCCATTGAGTTTACTCCTACTCAAGGACCTAACGTTGTTCAGAGTCCTATGCCTCCCCATGGATCTCATGCTGCAAATGCCATTGAGATTGTTGAAGATGCTCGCCTGGTCAAGGATGTGATTGAATTGGTCTCTCTGTTGCCATTACTGAAGAAGGAATTATTGAAGATGGGTCTATACTGTGGTTGTGGAGAATGTTGTACTTATTGCATGGCCATTTCCTCAGTTTGTGATAAGGTGAAAAATGGGGTTCAACAGTTGATAGATAGTGGGTATCTACAGTTTGAACGTGTGCGTCGTCCTGAAGTGGTTGAAAACGAAGTTAATGTGGCATCCATTCCGTATACTCCTGCCAAGATCCCAGTTCCTGCCAGAGCACCTCCCTTGGTCATTACATTGCCTGGTCCCGTCCCGTACAACAATGAAAAAGCAATCCCATGGAATTATGGAGGAGAAGTTTTCTACCAAGGGACCAAGTATGAGGTTAAAGTGCCggttgagaaagaagatgttgataatgttgttAGCATTGGAAGAATGACAAGAAGTGGTCGTATTTTCAATCCTCCCCAGAATACTCGCGATGATAATGCAGAAGCTCTAGCTCAAGCTAAAGGAAAAAGAGTGGTGGAAGACACCGTGGATCAGGGGCAAAGCTTTAATTCTGAAGATACTGTGGccaaagagatggaagagttcctaaagatcattaagaaaagtgagtATAAAGTGGTCGACCAACTGAGTCAAACTCAATCAAAGATTTCGATTTTGCAGTTGCTCTTGTGTTCAGAGACACATCGAAATGCTTTGTTGAGACTTCTAAGTACTGCCTTCGTCCCTCCAGAGATCTCAGTGAATCAGCTTGAAGGAGTGGTGTCAAACATCAACGCTGGTAATGGGTTGGGATTCACTGATGCAGACTTGCCTCCCGAAGGTAGAAACCACAATAGAGCTTTGCATATATCAATGGAGTGTAAAGGGACTATGTTATCACGTGTTCTCTTGGATATTGGATCTTCTTTGAATGTATTACCGAAGTCGTCTTTGATGAGGCTAGATTATTCTGGCATCGAGATAAGGCCGAGTGAATTGACCGTGAGAGCTTTTGATGGCTCAAAGAGATCAGTGTTTGGGGAGGTTGACTTGCCAATAATGATAGGTCCCCAACTCTTCAACATTATTTTCTTTGTGATGGATATCCACCCGTCTTACAATTGTCTCCTGGGACAtccatggatccatgctgctggggccgtgACTTCCACATTGCATCAGAAACTCAAATTTGCGACTCAAGGAAAGATAGTCACCATATGTGGGGAAGAAGAACACGTGGTAAGTCATCTCGCGTCTTTCAGGTAtattgaggtggaaggagaggtCCACGAGACACCATGCCAAGCTTTTGAGGCTGTCCAGACTATCAAGATCCCCTATGTTGACAATAAGAAGTTGGAGGCCCCCATGTCTTCACTAAAGGAAGCTAAAGCTGTGGTTGAATCTGGTCATCCTGAAGGATGGGGCCGAGTCTTGGATTTACCAATCAAACAGGATAAATGTGGGATTGGATATCAGTTGGGTCAGAGTTCATCTAATGGGGCCCCCAAGAAGCCTGGAACCTTCGTTCCGATCAAGTTCTCTAGTGCTAGCATTGTCAAAGATCATACATATGCTGCTGATGATGATATGGATAGCGATTATGACATCGAGGAATGGATCAAGCCGTGTGTCCCAGGACATAAACTTCTCAACTGGTCGTCCAAGGACATCATCTCAATTTCTTTGGATCAAGAGTAa